From Triticum aestivum cultivar Chinese Spring chromosome 4A, IWGSC CS RefSeq v2.1, whole genome shotgun sequence, a single genomic window includes:
- the LOC123088285 gene encoding protein ENHANCED DISEASE RESISTANCE 2, translating into MSSSASRREAARSGELGRTCGADGPPPRPAPKARSGELLLPPKGGAEAAAAAAVRHEGWMVRYGRRKIGRSFFHTRYFVLDNKLLAYYKKQPKDNNMVPLKSLLVDGNCRVEDRGLKTHHGQMVYVLCVYNKKEKDNPITMGARNIEEALVWKKKIELLIDQQQDTMTAKNRKAFASLDFDMDLGGPLSFSDPDSGPEDEEEPRPMLLRRTTIGKGLPDSVHDWTKEPDIGLSNQNDTNQANSRKNWRLLRCQNGLRIFEEPVEVEYLARSCSRSMRAVGVVEATCEAIFGLIMSMDVTRYEWDCSFQYGSLVEEVDGHTAILYHRLQLNWCSMVVWPRDLCYVRYWRRNDDGSYVVLFRSTEHPNCGPQPGFARASIESGGFKITPLKSVNGRPRTQVQHLMQIDLKGWGVNYVTSFQYHSVLQMLNCVAGLREYFSQNDDVHTIPRIPVMNTMASVPTVRKDQKHQKADSKTKQADSANENSDMIDDESEDDDDFQAPESSLEEDGNVDSDAKGSDPIDLSCFSGIIRQDANEKSRNSWSVPDSNIFKVRSKNFSHDKSKVSAGKYLMELVAADWFKDTKRMDHVAKRKGCAAQVAAEKGMFSFVVNIQIPGSTHHSLILYFVTNSLKKGSLLQRFADGDDDFRNSRLKLIPSVPKGSWIVRQSVGSTPCLLGKAVDCSYIRGPEYIEVDVDIGSSAVANGVLGLVFGVVTSLVVDMAFLIQANTYDELPEQLIGAARFSHIEPSAAVVPVLDDTSSAVE; encoded by the exons ATGAGCTCGTCGGCTTCCAGGAGGGAGGCGGCGAGGAGCGGGGAGCTCGGGCGGACGTGCGGAGCGGACGGCCCTCCCCCGAGGCCGGCCCCCAAGGCGCGGAGCGGGGAGCTGCTGCTGCCGCCCAAGGGCGGCGCcgaggcggctgcggcggcggcggtgcggcacGAGGGGTGGATGGTGCGGTACGGGCGGCGGAAGATCGGGAGGTCCTTCTTCCACACCCGCTACTTCGTGCTCGACAACAAGCTCCTCGCATACTACAAGAAGCAGCCCAAGGACAACAACATG GTGCCACTTAAGTCTCTTCTAGTAGATGGGAACTGCAGAGTGGAGGATAGAGGGCTTAAAACACATCATGGGCAA ATGGTTTACGTTCTGTGTGTCTAcaacaagaaagaaaaggacaatCCAATCACG ATGGGTGCACGTAATATCGAGGAGGCCCTAGTGTGGAAAAAGAAGATAGAGCTCCTTATCGATCAG CAACAGGACACTATGACAGCTAAAAACCGTAAAGCTTTTGCGTCACTGGACTTTGACATGGATCTTGGAGGACCGCTTTCATTCTCTGACCCTGATAGTGG ACCTGAAGACGAAGAGGAACCCCGTCCCATGCTGCTTCGTAGGACAACTATAGGGAAGG GCCTTCCTGATTCTGTACATGACTGGACCAAAGAGCCTGATATTGGTCTGTCAAATCAGAACGACACCAATCAAGCTAATTCTAGAAAGAACTGGCGGCTGCTTAGATGCCAGAATG GGTTGCGCATCTTTGAAGAACCTGTGGAGGTCGAATACCTT GCAAGAAGCTGTAGCCGATCAATGAGGGCTGTTGGTGTCGTGGAAGCCACATGTGAAGCCATTTTTGGGCTGATAATGAGTATGGATGTAACAAGATATGA GTGGGATTGTAGCTTCCAGTATGGGAGTTTAGTTGAAGAGGTTGATGGTCACACTGCAATACTATATCATCGGCTACAGCTGAACTGGTGTTCAAT GGTTGTCTGGCCACGAGATCTTTGTTATGTACGATATTGGCGGCGCAATGATGATGGAAGTTATG TTGTGCTGTTTCGATCTACTGAACACCCGAACTGTGGTCCCCAACCAGGATTTGCGAGGGCTTCTATTGAAA GTGGAGGTTTCAAGATCACTCCTCTCAAATCCgtgaatggaagacctcgcactcAAGTTCAACACCTTATGCAAATTGATCTCAAGGGATGGGGTGTGAATTACGTCACATCATTCCAGTACCACTCTGTGCTGCAGATGCTGAACTGCGTTGCTG GATTGCGTGAATACTTTTCCCAAAATGATGACGTTCACACAATTCCAAGGATCCCTGTGATGAATACTATGGCTAGTGTGCCCACTGTTAGAAAGGATCAGAAACATCAAAAGGCTGACTCAAAGACCAAACAAGCAGACTCGGCTAACGAAAATTCGGATATGATAGATGATGAGTCAGAAGATGATGATGACTTTCAAGCTCCCGAATCTAGCTTGGAG GAAGATGGCAATGTTGACAGTGACGCAAAGGGCTCTG ATCCAATAGATTTGTCCTGCTTTTCGGGCATTATTCGTCAGGATGCAAATGAGAAAAGCCGTAACAGTTGGTCGGTACCTGATAGCAATATCTTCAAAGTCCGTAGCAAGAACTTTTCACATGACAAATCAAAG GTATCTGCAGGGAAGTACCTTATGGAGCTTGTCGCAGCTGACTGGTTTAAGGATACCAAACGTATGGATCATGTTGCCAAGCGTAAAGGATGTGCTGCTCAG gttgctgctgaGAAGGGGATGTTCAGCTTTGTAGTAAACATACAA ATTCCCGGGTCCACTCATCACAGTCTGATCCTCTACTTCGTCACAAATTCCTTGAAAAAAGGATCGCTCTTGCAGCGTTTTGCTGATGGCGATGATGATTTCCGGAACAGCAGACTGAAGCTTATCCCATCTGTTCCAAAG GGATCCTGGATAGTTCGACAAAGCGTTGGAAGTACCCCTTGCTTATTGGGAAAGGCCGTTGATTGCAGCTATATCCGCGGTCCGGAGTACATTGAA GTTGATGTAGACATTGGATCCTCAGCAGTAGCCAATGGCGTTCTGGGATTGGTCTTTGGTGTAGTTACCAGTTTGGTAGTCGATATGGCTTTTCTCATACAG GCAAACACGTACGATGAGCTCCCGGAGCAACTCATAGGCGCCGCACGGTTCTCGCACATCGAACCCTCCGCAGCAGTAGTTCCCGTGCTCGATGACACTTCCTCAGCTGTGGAGTGA
- the LOC123088287 gene encoding multiple organellar RNA editing factor 2, chloroplastic, producing MAAAAAAAGARRLVARRASSSPVSISALLRRGGAAVATPHEPLLRPAALAGVASRLGFVRGMARRPGGDGYSPARSGGGGGGGDRAPTEMAPLFPGCDYEHWLIVMDKPGGEGATKHQMIDCYIQTLAKVLGSEEEAKKKIYNVSCERYFGFGCEIDEETSNKLEGIPGVLFVLPDSYVDPEHKDYGAELFVNGEIVQRSPERQRRVEPVPQRASDRPRYNDRTRYQRRRENQQR from the exons atggccgccgccgccgccgccgccggagcccggaGGCTCGTCGCCCGCCGCGCGTCCTCCTCccccgtctccatctccgccctcCTCCGCCGCGGGGGCGCGGCGGTGGCGACACCCCACGAGCCGCTGCTGCGCCCGGCGGCCCTCGCGGGCGTCGCCTCCCGCCTCGGCTTCGTCCGCGGGATGGCGCGCCGGCCGGGCGGCGACGGGTACTCTCCGGCGcgttccggaggaggaggaggcggaggggaCCGCGCCCCCACCGAGATGGCGCCGCTGTTCCCTGGGTGCGACTACGAGCACTGGCTCATCGTCATGGACAAGCCCGGCGGCGAGGGCGCCACCAAGCACCAGATGATCGACTGCTACATCCAGACCCTCGCCAAGGTCCTCGGAAG CGAGGAGGAGGCCAAGAAGAAGATCTACAACGTCTCCTGTGAGCGGTACTTCGGTTTCGGGTGTGAGATCGACGAGGAGACATCCAACAAACTGGAAG GCATTCCTGGTGTTTTGTTTGTGCTTCCTGATTCGTATGTTGATCCTGAGCACAAGGACTATGGAG CTGAGCTTTTTGTGAATGGGGAGATTGTTCAGAGGTCTCCAGAGAGGCAGAGAAGGGTGGAGCCTGTGCCGCAGAGAGCATCAGATAGGCCTCGGTACAACGACAGAACCCGCTACCAACGGAGGAGGGAGAACCAACAGCGGTGA